Genomic segment of Candidatus Sysuiplasma jiujiangense:
GCGGTATAATGCGGCCCAGGCTGTTGGTCGCGTTCACAACGCCGATCAGTTCGCCGAGAAGCGGCCTGAGCGTGAAATTCAGCCAGGAGTGGACGCCCTGAACGATCCTGATGGTCGTGCTGTTGGTGAAGTAGCCTGCCTTGCTGACGGTGACGTTGAACTTCCCCCCGGGTATATTGCTGAATGAATATTCTCCAAGGGGCTCGCTCGTATGGGTGGTGAAGGCAACGGTTGAGTTGTTCAGTACCACCGTCGCCATAGGCAGCGAGACGAAACCGTTGTTCACGTAACCTGTAAGATTTCCCTGAAGCTCGTACATGGTGAAGTTGGCATAGAAATCAGCTGTCTGAATGCTTTCGTTGATATACGTCCTGTTCGCGCTGTATCCGGAGAGAAGAGCCGTTATGTCGTACTTACCGGGGCTGACAGACTGCGTCACTGTCCCGTTTGAACCTGTTTTGTATGAGCCGGAATTCCCGCTGGAGACATTCTTGATAATGACTGTCGCGTTTGCAACGGGCTGTCCGCTGATGTTCACGACCTTCGCGATAATCTCCGGATCTGAAGCTGCAGCGGCTGCCGAAGGCAGGGC
This window contains:
- a CDS encoding carboxypeptidase regulatory-like domain-containing protein — protein: MAVKAFVFVVAAVLAGVALMPALPSAAAAASDPEIIAKVVNISGQPVANATVIIKNVSSGNSGSYKTGSNGTVTQSVSPGKYDITALLSGYSANRTYINESIQTADFYANFTMYELQGNLTGYVNNGFVSLPMATVVLNNSTVAFTTHTSEPLGEYSFSNIPGGKFNVTVSKAGYFTNSTTIRIVQGVHSWLNFTLRPLLGELIGVVNATNSLGRIIPLGGANVTLISSNGSFRRTVTDSSGLYEFVNVSQGNYIVRVEKGGFSPGESSVTIQLSRIVSLNFTLVALSHSYIFPVSGFIGKLDLNHSLMFIALALSIIIVAGSVTLLNKSYNWKESPESKKGKNEDTDTGRKES